DNA from Candidatus Margulisiibacteriota bacterium:
GGTCTGGACTACAGGTTTTGTTTCCATGAATATAATTATACATAAAAACCTCAAAAGATAAACACTCTTGCGTAATGCGGGACATTTTGCTATTATACAACCTGTCATTTTCGACGTGTAATCTGACATTTATTAATTATTATTTAATGAGGTGTGCAATTGGCAAATATTAAATCGGCAAAAAAAAGAATAAAAACAAACGCAAAAAAAAGAGAAATAAATTTAGCACATAAAAGCAAAGTAAAATCTTATGTTAAAAAAGCTGTGACTATGCTAGCAGATAAAAGCGAGAAAAAAAACGCAGCTGAAGTAGTAAAACAAACAATAAAAGTTATAGATACCGTTGCCAGAAAAGGCGTAATTCACAAAAACAAAGCTGCCCGCCTAAAATCACGTCTGGCAAAAAAAGTTAATAAAATATTAAGCG
Protein-coding regions in this window:
- the rpsT gene encoding 30S ribosomal protein S20, which codes for MANIKSAKKRIKTNAKKREINLAHKSKVKSYVKKAVTMLADKSEKKNAAEVVKQTIKVIDTVARKGVIHKNKAARLKSRLAKKVNKILSAPKKSKAAKAVPAAAETEVKA